Proteins co-encoded in one Arachis hypogaea cultivar Tifrunner chromosome 13, arahy.Tifrunner.gnm2.J5K5, whole genome shotgun sequence genomic window:
- the LOC140177751 gene encoding uncharacterized protein → MVGCKDGECGWIAHLSYNRQLRCFQVKTYRNEYTCARDLRSNAPNQHWISKKVEKRMATQPHMTTHEAINFLREDFDLTAHPKMVYRAVKEARERMMGNERQQYGKLRDYLLEIHRSNPRSSALLDLIHQPQAAPMFDKLYVCFEACKQGFKSGYRPLIHLDGAFLKTYHGGQLLSAVTQDANNQFYVVAYAVARSENKESWKWFLTCLQEDIGDACRQPRLKFYGLLPALKEVMPGAHVRNCVMHMWKNFINRFKDLYIREIVWECARCTTISEFKTTMERLKVVNKDAWAYLMKFEPATWVRAYFSHGPKVDNLTNNMCESFNAKVVKYKSKPILTMCEELRCYVMR, encoded by the exons ATGGTTGGATGCAAGGATGGAGAGTGTGGTTGGATTGCCCACTTGTCTTACAATCGGCAACTACGATGCTTCCAAGTCAAGACGTATAGAAACGAGTACACTTGTGCAAGGGACCTTAGAAGCAACGCCCCTAATCAACACTGGATCAGTAAAAAGGTGGAGAAGAGGATGGCAACGCAGCCACATATGACAACCCATGAAGCTATTAATTTTTTAAGGGAGGACTTTGACCTTACTGCACACCCAAAGATGGTGTATAGAGCTGTGAAGGAGGCAAGGGAGAGGATGATGGGTAACGAAAGGCAACAGTACGGCAAATTGAGGGATTACTTATTAGAGATACATAGAAGTAACCCTAGGTCTTCTGCATTGCTAGACCTGATTCATCAGCCTCAAGCAGCCCCTATGTTTGACAAGTTATATGTTTGTTTTGAGGCCTGCAAGCAGGGATTCAAGAGTGGCTACAGACCATTGATCCACCTAGATGGAGCATTTCTTAAAACATACCATGGGGGACAACTACTTTCTGCTGTTACACAGGATGCCAACAACCAATTTTACGTGGTTGCATACGCAGTTGCAAGATCCGAGAACAAAGAATCTTGGAAGTGGTTCCTAACATGCTTACAGGAGGATATTGGTGATGCATGTAGGCAACCACGGTTGAAATTTTAT GGACTGCTACCTGCACTGAAAGAGGTAATGCCTGGTGCACATGTTAGAAATTGTGTCATGCATATGTGGAAGAATTTCATAAACCGATTCAAGGATCTGTATATAAGAGAAATTGTGTGGGAGTGTGCTAGATGCACAACCATCTCAGAGTTCAAGACAACTATGGAAAGACTGAAAGTAGTGAACAAGGATGCTTGGGCCTATCTTATGAAATTTGAACCTGCTACCTGGGTTAGAGCATACTTTAGCCATGGTCCCAAGGTCGACAACCTAACAAATAACATGTGCGAGTCGTTTAACGCAAAGGTGGTGAAGTACAAAAGCAAGCCCATACTTACAATGTGCGAGGAGTTACGGTGCTATGTGATGCGGTGA